A genomic stretch from Marinilabiliales bacterium includes:
- a CDS encoding hemolysin D — protein MHEILNSVTHGIGVLLSIAGLVLLVVFASIREPDAWKIVSFSVYGFSLIMMYTASTLYHAFRDKKTKHFLNLFDHASIYVLIAGTYTPFTLVSMRGPWGWTIFGVIWGLALGGVIFKLFFYSDRLRVVSAIIYVAMSWIIVIAIGPLIRNVPAGGLYWLLAGGVFYSAGVWFYIRRQKRFNHVIWHLFVLAGSISHFFAIFYHVLPH, from the coding sequence CTGCATGAGATATTGAACAGTGTGACACACGGCATCGGGGTTCTGCTGAGTATTGCGGGACTGGTACTGCTGGTAGTGTTTGCAAGCATCAGGGAGCCTGATGCATGGAAAATAGTGAGCTTTTCCGTATACGGGTTCAGCCTTATAATGATGTACACGGCATCAACCCTCTATCATGCTTTCAGGGACAAGAAGACGAAGCACTTTCTGAATCTTTTCGATCACGCATCGATATACGTGCTGATTGCAGGCACCTATACCCCCTTTACGCTGGTCTCGATGAGGGGGCCGTGGGGATGGACGATCTTCGGGGTGATCTGGGGGCTGGCTCTGGGCGGGGTTATATTTAAGCTATTTTTCTACAGCGACAGGCTACGAGTTGTATCTGCAATAATATACGTTGCCATGAGCTGGATCATCGTTATCGCCATCGGCCCCCTGATCAGGAATGTTCCGGCGGGCGGACTTTACTGGCTCCTTGCAGGCGGCGTCTTTTACAGCGCCGGTGTATGGTTCTATATACGCAGGCAAAAAAGGTTCAACCACGTTATATGGCACCTGTTTGTGCTGGCAGGAAGCATCAGCCACTTTTTCGCCATCTTCTACCACGTTCTGCCTCACTGA
- a CDS encoding energy transducer TonB — METKKSKKADLESRKALFFQAGLAAVLALLLIAFEWTTREVTTGSLGELADVIMEEEIIPITRPEEIQPPPPPPPPQVTEVLNIVEDDVDIDDELIIDDVEGRADTRIDFSNIIIQAEDEEDDQDVFIIVEDMPDFRGGGQEDFRRWIFSNLKYPTIAAENGIQGTVTVRFIVNADGSVSDVTVMRGVDRSLDNEAVRVISSSPAWTPGRQRGKPVRVAFHFPVRFQLE, encoded by the coding sequence ATGGAAACCAAAAAGTCAAAAAAAGCGGACCTGGAAAGCAGAAAAGCACTCTTTTTCCAGGCAGGCCTCGCTGCAGTACTGGCACTGCTGTTGATAGCATTTGAATGGACAACACGGGAAGTAACCACGGGATCTCTTGGCGAACTTGCCGATGTCATCATGGAGGAGGAGATCATCCCAATAACACGGCCGGAGGAGATACAGCCCCCGCCACCACCACCGCCGCCACAGGTGACCGAGGTCCTCAATATTGTCGAAGATGATGTTGATATTGACGATGAGCTCATAATTGATGATGTCGAGGGACGGGCAGACACACGAATCGATTTTTCAAATATCATTATCCAGGCAGAAGATGAGGAAGATGATCAGGATGTTTTCATAATTGTAGAAGACATGCCTGATTTCCGGGGTGGCGGACAGGAGGATTTCCGCCGTTGGATTTTCAGCAACCTGAAGTACCCGACGATCGCAGCAGAAAACGGCATCCAGGGAACTGTAACGGTAAGGTTTATTGTCAATGCCGATGGCTCTGTTTCTGATGTAACTGTAATGAGAGGGGTAGACCGGTCTCTCGATAATGAGGCTGTAAGGGTGATAAGCAGCTCCCCGGCCTGGACCCCTGGAAGGCAGAGAGGAAAGCCCGTAAGGGTTGCATTTCATTTTCCGGTAAGATTCCAGCTCGAATAG